From a region of the Paramagnetospirillum magnetotacticum MS-1 genome:
- the tkt gene encoding transketolase — protein sequence MTTHAAMANAIRFLTMDAIEKSKSGHPGMPMGMADVATVLFTRFLKYDAKAPKWADRDRFILSAGHGSMLLYALGYLTGFEDLSDIEQIKNFRQMGYRTAGHPEFGHVAIAETTTGPLGQGIANAVGFALGEKMAAARHGAEIVDHYTYVIAGDGCLMEGISQEAISLAGVWNLSKLIVLWDDNHICIDGDTAISTSDDQLARFQASNWDVCRVDGHDPETIATAIAAAQKSGQPSLIACKTTIGYGAPTKAGSEKTHGAPLGAEEIAGARAKLNWPHAPFEIPADVLSAWRAAGSKGSEARATWEKRFAAYGNKAEFESTNAGILPAVWKQAVSDFKKKVSAEQPKWATRKASQEVLEALTPVIPAMIGGSADLTHSNLTITKATKPVTPRDFSGRYIHYGVREHGMAAIMNGLSLHGGFIPYGGTFLIFANYLWPALRMSAMMDQRVLYVLTHDSIGLGEDGPTHQPIETLSALRATPNVLVFRPADPVETMEAYEAALDNATGPSVFALSRQNLPTLRTTHTDENLTAKGAYVLAEAEGKKRQVTLIATGSEVSLAMEARKLLADKGIAACVVSMPCWELFERQPKEYRSKVLGEGTVRVAVEALGTFGWERWVGENGAVIGMNGFGASAPAEKLYEHFGITAEKVAEAAMVRL from the coding sequence ATGACCACCCACGCCGCAATGGCCAATGCCATCCGCTTTCTCACCATGGACGCCATCGAGAAGTCCAAGTCGGGCCATCCGGGAATGCCCATGGGCATGGCCGATGTGGCCACCGTGCTGTTCACCCGCTTCCTCAAATACGATGCCAAGGCCCCCAAATGGGCCGACCGCGACCGCTTCATCCTCTCGGCCGGTCACGGCTCCATGCTGCTTTACGCGCTGGGCTATCTGACCGGGTTCGAAGATCTTTCCGATATCGAGCAGATCAAGAACTTCCGCCAGATGGGCTACCGCACCGCCGGTCACCCGGAATTCGGCCATGTCGCCATCGCCGAGACCACCACCGGCCCCCTGGGTCAGGGCATCGCCAATGCGGTGGGCTTCGCTTTGGGCGAAAAGATGGCCGCCGCCCGCCACGGTGCGGAGATCGTCGACCACTACACCTATGTCATCGCCGGTGACGGCTGCCTGATGGAGGGCATCAGCCAGGAGGCCATTTCCCTGGCCGGGGTGTGGAACCTGTCCAAGCTGATCGTGCTGTGGGACGACAACCATATCTGCATCGACGGCGACACCGCCATTTCCACCTCCGACGACCAGTTGGCCCGCTTCCAGGCGTCCAACTGGGATGTGTGCCGCGTCGACGGCCATGACCCCGAGACCATCGCCACCGCCATCGCGGCGGCGCAAAAGTCCGGCCAGCCCAGCCTGATCGCCTGCAAGACCACCATCGGCTATGGCGCGCCCACCAAGGCGGGCAGCGAGAAGACCCACGGCGCCCCCCTGGGCGCCGAAGAAATCGCCGGGGCACGCGCCAAGCTGAACTGGCCGCATGCGCCTTTCGAGATTCCCGCCGACGTGCTGAGCGCCTGGCGCGCCGCTGGGAGCAAAGGCTCGGAAGCCCGCGCCACCTGGGAAAAGCGCTTCGCCGCCTATGGCAACAAGGCAGAGTTCGAGAGCACCAATGCCGGTATCCTGCCCGCCGTCTGGAAGCAGGCGGTGTCGGATTTCAAGAAGAAGGTCTCGGCCGAACAGCCCAAATGGGCCACCCGCAAGGCCAGCCAGGAAGTGCTCGAGGCCCTGACTCCCGTCATCCCCGCCATGATCGGCGGCTCGGCCGACCTGACGCATTCCAACCTCACCATCACCAAGGCCACCAAGCCGGTCACCCCCCGTGACTTCTCGGGCCGCTACATCCATTACGGCGTGCGCGAGCACGGCATGGCCGCCATCATGAACGGCCTCAGCTTGCATGGCGGCTTCATCCCCTATGGCGGCACCTTTCTGATTTTCGCCAACTATCTTTGGCCGGCGCTGCGCATGAGCGCCATGATGGACCAGCGGGTGCTTTACGTGCTGACCCACGATTCCATCGGCCTGGGCGAGGACGGCCCTACCCACCAGCCCATCGAGACCCTGTCCGCTCTGCGCGCCACCCCCAATGTGCTGGTGTTCCGCCCCGCCGATCCGGTGGAGACCATGGAGGCCTACGAGGCCGCGCTCGACAACGCCACGGGGCCCTCGGTCTTCGCCCTGTCGCGCCAGAACCTGCCGACGCTGCGCACCACCCACACGGACGAGAACCTGACGGCCAAGGGCGCTTATGTCCTGGCCGAGGCGGAAGGAAAGAAGCGTCAGGTCACCCTGATCGCCACCGGCTCCGAGGTCAGCCTGGCCATGGAGGCGAGGAAGCTGCTGGCCGACAAGGGTATCGCCGCATGCGTGGTATCCATGCCCTGCTGGGAACTGTTCGAACGCCAGCCGAAGGAGTATCGTAGCAAGGTGCTGGGTGAGGGCACCGTGCGGGTCGCCGTCGAGGCGCTGGGCACCTTCGGGTGGGAGCGCTGGGTCGGCGAGAACGGCGCCGTCATCGGCATGAACGGATTCGGAGCCTCGGCCCCCGCCGAGAAGCTCTACGAGCATTTCGGCATCACCGCTGAGAAGGTTGCCGAAGCGGCCATGGTTCGCCTTTAA
- a CDS encoding acetyl-CoA hydrolase/transferase family protein yields MYRDRIGLTSLWGKVVGAEEAAMHIKDGMVVGMSGFTRAGDAKVVPMALAERATEEKLKITLMTGASLGSDIDRTLAQAGCLSRRIPFQADPTLRKSINAGEVMFVDQHLSETVEMLRSRQMAPIDVAVIEAVAITPEGGIIPTTSIGNSASFAILAEKIIVEINLHQSLDLIGLHDVYIPTRRPHREAIPITSPSDRVGLPYIPVDPSKIAAIVITEKLDSSANIAPPDAETSAIADHLVQFFRGEVRKGRIGTSLLPLQAGIGSIANAVLHGFIDSPFHDLTMYSEVLQDSTFELFDADKLAFASGSSMTLSGPKGKEVFADINRYKDRLVLRPQEISNHPEVIRRLGIIAINTALEADIYGNVNSTHVNASMMMNGIGGSGDFARNAYLSVFVTKSVAKDGRISSIVPMVTHVDHCEHDVDIIVTERGLADLRGLAPRERAHLVINHCMHPDYQDLARDYLKDALARGGHTPHVMERAFEWHLAFQQSGSMLPLAKAAE; encoded by the coding sequence ATGTATCGGGACAGAATCGGACTGACCTCCCTGTGGGGCAAGGTGGTGGGCGCCGAAGAGGCGGCCATGCATATCAAGGACGGCATGGTGGTGGGCATGAGCGGCTTCACCCGCGCCGGAGACGCCAAGGTAGTGCCCATGGCCCTGGCCGAGCGGGCCACCGAGGAAAAGCTGAAGATCACCCTGATGACCGGCGCAAGCCTGGGCAGCGACATCGACCGCACCCTGGCCCAGGCGGGCTGCCTGTCGCGCCGCATCCCCTTCCAGGCCGATCCCACCTTGCGCAAATCCATCAATGCGGGCGAGGTGATGTTCGTCGACCAGCATCTGTCCGAGACGGTGGAGATGCTGCGCTCGCGCCAGATGGCACCCATCGACGTGGCGGTGATCGAGGCGGTGGCCATCACCCCGGAAGGCGGCATCATCCCCACCACCTCCATCGGCAATTCGGCCTCCTTCGCCATCCTGGCCGAAAAGATCATCGTCGAGATCAACCTGCATCAGAGCCTGGACCTGATCGGCCTGCACGACGTCTATATCCCGACGCGGCGGCCGCACCGCGAGGCCATCCCCATCACCTCGCCCAGCGATCGGGTGGGGCTGCCCTATATTCCGGTGGACCCGTCCAAGATCGCCGCCATCGTCATCACCGAGAAGCTGGACAGCTCGGCCAATATCGCGCCGCCCGATGCCGAGACCTCGGCCATCGCCGATCATCTCGTGCAGTTCTTCCGGGGCGAGGTGAGGAAGGGCCGCATCGGCACCTCGCTCCTGCCGCTTCAGGCGGGTATCGGCTCCATCGCCAATGCCGTGCTGCACGGCTTCATCGACTCGCCCTTCCACGACCTCACCATGTATTCCGAGGTCTTGCAGGATTCCACCTTCGAGCTGTTCGACGCCGATAAGCTGGCCTTCGCCTCGGGTTCGTCCATGACGCTCTCGGGTCCCAAGGGCAAGGAGGTGTTCGCCGACATCAACCGCTACAAGGACCGGCTGGTTCTGCGGCCCCAGGAGATCAGCAACCACCCCGAAGTCATCCGCCGCCTCGGCATCATCGCCATCAACACAGCGCTGGAAGCCGATATCTACGGCAACGTCAACTCCACCCATGTGAATGCCTCCATGATGATGAACGGCATCGGCGGTTCGGGCGACTTCGCCCGCAACGCCTATCTGTCGGTGTTCGTCACCAAGTCGGTGGCCAAGGACGGCCGCATCTCCTCCATCGTCCCCATGGTCACCCATGTGGATCACTGCGAACACGACGTGGACATCATCGTCACCGAACGCGGCCTGGCCGATCTGCGCGGCCTGGCGCCCCGCGAACGGGCCCATCTGGTCATTAACCACTGCATGCATCCCGACTATCAGGACCTGGCCAGGGACTACCTCAAGGACGCCTTGGCGCGCGGCGGCCACACGCCCCACGTCATGGAGCGCGCCTTTGAATGGCATCTGGCCTTCCAGCAAAGCGGCTCCATGCTGCCCCTGGCCAAGGCGGCGGAATAA
- the glpX gene encoding class II fructose-bisphosphatase: MSERSKTVGAYELRRATEAAARAAYAWIGRGDKALADDAAVAAMQTELDGLDLNGLMLIGEGPKDEIGMLYHGQRFGAATAEPAWDLVVDPLEGTSFLAKGMTNAMAVVAMAPHGTLFDPAPARYMEKLAAPPAAKGKIDPKAPVAERLAQLSAALNKPIEDITVYVIEKPRHKALVNAIHNAGARVALYPAGDVAGALMAAIPGSGIDALMGTGGTPEGLLSAMAIRAMGGEFLGRIDPQLATEAAAVEEAGMDLNHWYQLDEMVRSDKVVFCATGITTGLLLDGVERTRDQEKTQTLMIGGAAGPRQMLTSWHRRA; encoded by the coding sequence ATGTCCGAGCGTTCCAAGACCGTCGGAGCCTACGAACTGCGCCGCGCCACCGAGGCAGCGGCACGGGCCGCCTATGCCTGGATCGGACGCGGCGACAAGGCCCTGGCCGACGATGCCGCCGTGGCGGCCATGCAGACCGAACTGGACGGCCTCGACCTCAACGGGCTGATGCTCATCGGCGAAGGCCCCAAGGACGAGATCGGCATGCTCTATCACGGCCAGCGCTTCGGCGCGGCGACGGCAGAGCCCGCCTGGGATCTGGTGGTCGATCCGCTGGAAGGCACCTCCTTCCTGGCCAAGGGCATGACCAATGCCATGGCGGTGGTGGCCATGGCGCCCCACGGCACCCTGTTCGACCCGGCGCCTGCCCGCTATATGGAAAAACTGGCCGCGCCGCCCGCCGCCAAAGGCAAAATCGATCCCAAGGCCCCGGTGGCCGAGCGCTTGGCGCAATTGTCCGCCGCCCTGAACAAGCCCATCGAGGACATCACCGTCTATGTCATCGAGAAGCCCCGCCACAAGGCCCTGGTCAACGCCATCCACAATGCCGGAGCCCGTGTCGCCCTCTATCCGGCGGGTGATGTGGCGGGCGCCTTGATGGCGGCCATCCCCGGTTCCGGCATCGACGCATTGATGGGCACCGGCGGCACGCCCGAAGGCCTGCTCTCGGCCATGGCCATCCGCGCCATGGGCGGCGAGTTCCTGGGCCGCATCGACCCGCAGCTGGCCACCGAGGCCGCCGCCGTGGAAGAGGCCGGGATGGACCTGAACCACTGGTACCAGTTGGACGAGATGGTGCGCTCGGACAAGGTGGTGTTCTGCGCCACCGGCATCACCACCGGCCTGTTGCTGGACGGGGTGGAACGCACCCGCGACCAGGAAAAGACTCAGACATTGATGATCGGCGGGGCCGCCGGGCCGCGCCAGATGTTGACCTCGTGGCACCGCCGCGCCTGA
- a CDS encoding Lrp/AsnC family transcriptional regulator: MQTIFVQVKCELGLAYQVADSAVDIEQVSEVHSISGQYDLMLKCFLDDSADIGQFVVDTIQRLDGVKDTFTLIAFKAFS, encoded by the coding sequence ATGCAGACCATCTTCGTCCAGGTGAAGTGCGAGCTGGGGCTGGCCTATCAGGTCGCCGATTCCGCCGTCGATATCGAGCAGGTCTCGGAGGTTCATTCCATCTCCGGCCAGTACGACCTGATGCTGAAATGCTTTCTCGACGATTCCGCCGATATCGGTCAGTTCGTCGTCGATACCATCCAGCGTCTGGACGGCGTCAAGGACACCTTCACCCTGATCGCCTTCAAGGCGTTTTCCTGA
- a CDS encoding type III PLP-dependent enzyme, whose product MTAKIARFLEEVRPQTPCVVVDLDVVRDNYHSLRRWLPLAEVYYAVKANPAPEIVRMLTEEGSRFDVASRGEIDLCLSNGTPAERISFGNTIKKQSDIAYAYAKGVRLYAFDSEAELEKLALAAPGSRVFCRILMTCDGAEWPLSRKFGCEIDMAKDLLVKARDLGLDPYGVSFHVGSQQTDLKQWDIAVGKAAMLFSALDAAGIDLRMVNLGGGFPARYRKEVDGIERYAEAVMDAMTKHFGNNIPAMIIEPGRSLVGDAGILETEVVLISRKGYEDDTRWVYLDVGKFGGLAETMDEAIKYRIVTGRDGEDTAPVILAGPTCDSADILYEKAGYEMPVSLKVGDKVRILSTGAYTTSYSAVNFNGFEPLKAYFI is encoded by the coding sequence ATGACCGCGAAGATCGCCCGTTTCCTTGAGGAAGTCCGCCCCCAGACCCCCTGCGTGGTGGTCGATCTTGACGTGGTGCGCGACAATTATCACAGCCTGCGACGTTGGCTGCCGCTGGCCGAGGTCTATTACGCGGTCAAGGCCAATCCGGCGCCCGAGATCGTGCGTATGCTGACCGAGGAAGGCTCGCGCTTCGACGTGGCGTCGCGCGGCGAAATCGATCTGTGCCTGTCCAACGGCACCCCGGCCGAGCGCATCTCGTTCGGCAACACCATCAAGAAGCAGTCGGACATTGCCTATGCCTATGCCAAGGGCGTCCGGCTATATGCCTTCGATTCCGAGGCCGAGCTGGAGAAGCTGGCCCTGGCCGCGCCCGGCTCGCGCGTGTTCTGCCGCATCCTGATGACCTGCGACGGCGCCGAATGGCCGCTGTCGCGCAAGTTCGGCTGCGAGATCGACATGGCCAAGGACCTGCTGGTCAAGGCCCGCGACCTGGGGCTCGACCCCTACGGCGTGTCCTTCCATGTGGGCAGCCAGCAGACCGATCTGAAGCAGTGGGACATCGCGGTGGGCAAGGCCGCCATGCTGTTCTCGGCGCTGGACGCCGCTGGCATCGATCTGCGCATGGTCAATCTGGGCGGCGGCTTCCCGGCCCGCTACCGCAAGGAAGTGGACGGCATCGAGCGCTATGCCGAGGCGGTCATGGACGCCATGACCAAGCATTTCGGCAACAATATCCCCGCCATGATCATCGAGCCCGGCCGCTCCCTGGTGGGCGATGCCGGTATCTTGGAGACCGAGGTGGTGCTGATCAGCCGCAAGGGCTATGAGGACGACACGCGTTGGGTCTATCTGGACGTGGGCAAGTTCGGCGGTCTGGCCGAGACCATGGACGAGGCCATCAAGTACCGCATCGTCACCGGCCGCGACGGCGAGGATACCGCGCCGGTGATCCTGGCTGGTCCTACTTGCGATTCCGCCGACATCCTCTATGAGAAGGCCGGATACGAGATGCCGGTCAGCCTCAAGGTGGGCGACAAGGTGCGGATTCTCTCCACCGGGGCCTACACCACCTCCTACTCGGCGGTGAACTTCAACGGCTTCGAGCCCTTGAAGGCCTACTTCATCTAG
- the fba gene encoding class II fructose-bisphosphate aldolase (catalyzes the reversible aldol condensation of dihydroxyacetonephosphate and glyceraldehyde 3-phosphate in the Calvin cycle, glycolysis, and/or gluconeogenesis), producing the protein MSLVSMRQLLDHAAENGYGIPAFNVNNMEQVKAIMEAASACDAPVILQASAGARKYAGEAFLRHLILAAIETYPQIPVCMHQDHGTSPAINVRAIQSGFSSVMMDGSLKEDGKTPSDWDYNVAVTKQVVDIAHACGVSVEGELGCLGSLETGTAGKEDGVGAEGKLDHSQLLTDPDEAAEFVKATKVDALAIAIGTSHGAYKFTRPPTGEVLAIKRIKEIHARIPNTHLVMHGSSSVPQDLLKIVNDYGGALGQTYGVPVEEIVEGIKHGVRKVNIDTDLRLAVTGCIRKYFHDNPKKFDPRDYLKPSIAAMVEVCKSRYDAFGTAGQASKIKVIGLEDMSALYAKGALAPKVN; encoded by the coding sequence ATGTCCCTTGTTTCCATGCGCCAGCTCCTCGACCACGCTGCCGAGAACGGCTATGGCATCCCCGCCTTCAACGTGAACAACATGGAGCAGGTCAAGGCGATCATGGAGGCGGCGTCGGCCTGTGACGCCCCCGTCATCCTCCAGGCCTCGGCGGGCGCGCGCAAATATGCCGGCGAAGCCTTCCTGCGCCACCTGATCCTGGCCGCCATCGAGACCTATCCCCAGATCCCGGTCTGCATGCACCAGGATCACGGCACCAGCCCGGCCATCAATGTGCGCGCCATCCAGTCCGGCTTCTCGTCGGTCATGATGGACGGATCGCTCAAGGAAGACGGCAAGACCCCGTCCGATTGGGATTACAACGTGGCCGTCACCAAGCAGGTGGTCGATATCGCCCATGCCTGCGGCGTCTCGGTCGAAGGTGAGCTGGGCTGTCTCGGCTCGCTGGAAACCGGCACCGCCGGCAAGGAAGACGGCGTCGGCGCCGAGGGCAAGCTGGACCATTCCCAGCTGCTGACCGACCCGGACGAGGCCGCCGAATTCGTCAAGGCCACCAAGGTGGACGCCCTGGCCATCGCCATTGGCACCAGCCACGGCGCCTATAAGTTCACCCGTCCCCCGACGGGCGAAGTGCTGGCCATCAAGCGCATCAAGGAAATCCACGCCCGCATCCCCAACACCCATCTGGTGATGCACGGCTCCTCCTCGGTGCCCCAGGATCTGCTGAAGATCGTCAACGATTACGGCGGCGCTTTGGGCCAGACCTACGGCGTGCCGGTCGAGGAAATCGTCGAAGGCATCAAGCACGGCGTGCGCAAGGTCAATATCGACACCGATCTGCGTCTGGCCGTCACCGGCTGCATCCGCAAATACTTCCACGACAACCCCAAGAAGTTCGATCCGCGCGACTACCTGAAGCCCTCCATCGCCGCCATGGTCGAGGTCTGCAAGAGCCGCTACGACGCCTTCGGCACCGCCGGTCAGGCCTCCAAGATCAAGGTCATTGGTCTTGAGGACATGAGCGCGCTCTATGCCAAGGGCGCCCTGGCGCCCAAGGTGAACTGA
- a CDS encoding DEAD/DEAH box helicase has product MTTHQDIGREDGPETTETTFEDLGLGPEILKALAESGYTHPTPIQAQAIPVVLMGRDVLGCAQTGTGKTASFTLPMIEILAAGRAKARMPRSLILAPTRELAAQVAENFDKYGKYHPLKKALIIGGESMSDQVALLDRGVDVLIATPGRLLDMFERGRILLNDVKVLVIDEADRMLDMGFIPDVEKIVGLLPKIRQTLFFSATMGPEIRRLADAFLMNPKEVKVSTGASAATTVVQAMAVVEEIDKRETLRHLIRVEEVKNAFIFCNRKRDVDVLFRSLKKHGFDVVQLHGDMAQSARGETLEKFKKGEARLMVCSDVAARGIDISAVSHVFNFDVPIHAEDYVHRIGRTGRAGMEGHAFTIASPDDGRFVGAIEAMIGTTIPRIEVEGVPALELDMTARKGRGGRSSGGAKDGKRPARAKEEGRDEARPRRERRPRRDETPAPSEVEALPVEAVAVEAIEQPREERPERAERPRGRGRDRDRDEPRRDAAPREDRRPSRGRDDRGGRRRGRIDELGIGEMLHPDGVIGFGDHMPDFIAAAVPLPVKSAKSAEDSDSDADLDSDSEE; this is encoded by the coding sequence ATGACGACCCATCAAGACATCGGCCGCGAAGACGGCCCGGAAACCACGGAGACCACCTTCGAAGACCTCGGCCTTGGGCCGGAGATCCTGAAGGCGCTCGCCGAATCGGGGTATACCCACCCCACCCCCATCCAGGCCCAGGCGATCCCTGTGGTGCTCATGGGCCGCGACGTTTTGGGCTGCGCCCAGACCGGCACCGGCAAGACGGCGTCCTTCACGCTGCCCATGATCGAGATCCTGGCAGCCGGACGCGCCAAGGCGCGCATGCCGCGCTCGCTGATCCTGGCACCCACCCGCGAACTGGCCGCCCAGGTGGCGGAGAACTTCGACAAATACGGCAAGTACCATCCGCTCAAGAAGGCGCTGATCATCGGCGGCGAATCCATGAGCGATCAGGTCGCCCTGCTGGACCGCGGCGTCGACGTGCTGATCGCCACGCCGGGCCGCCTGCTCGACATGTTCGAGCGCGGCCGCATCCTCTTGAACGACGTCAAGGTGCTGGTCATCGACGAAGCCGACCGCATGCTGGACATGGGCTTCATCCCCGACGTGGAAAAGATCGTCGGCCTGCTGCCCAAGATCCGCCAGACCCTGTTCTTCTCGGCCACCATGGGGCCTGAGATCCGCCGCCTGGCCGACGCCTTCCTGATGAACCCCAAGGAAGTGAAGGTCTCCACCGGCGCGTCCGCCGCCACCACCGTGGTCCAGGCCATGGCCGTGGTCGAGGAAATCGACAAGCGCGAGACGCTGCGCCACCTGATCCGCGTCGAGGAAGTGAAGAACGCCTTCATCTTCTGCAACAGGAAGCGCGACGTGGACGTGCTGTTCCGCTCGTTGAAGAAGCACGGCTTCGACGTGGTGCAGCTGCATGGCGACATGGCGCAAAGCGCACGCGGCGAGACCCTGGAGAAGTTCAAGAAGGGCGAAGCCCGCCTGATGGTCTGCTCCGACGTGGCGGCGCGCGGCATCGACATCTCGGCGGTCAGCCACGTCTTCAATTTCGACGTTCCCATCCATGCCGAGGACTACGTCCACCGCATCGGCCGCACTGGCCGCGCTGGCATGGAAGGCCACGCCTTCACCATCGCAAGCCCCGATGACGGCCGCTTTGTCGGCGCCATCGAGGCGATGATCGGCACCACCATTCCCCGCATCGAGGTCGAGGGCGTCCCCGCCCTGGAACTGGACATGACGGCGCGCAAGGGCCGTGGTGGCCGCAGCAGCGGCGGCGCCAAGGATGGCAAGCGCCCGGCCAGGGCCAAGGAAGAAGGCCGCGACGAGGCCCGTCCGCGCCGCGAGCGCCGCCCGCGCCGCGACGAGACTCCCGCTCCCTCCGAGGTCGAGGCCCTTCCGGTCGAAGCCGTAGCCGTGGAAGCCATCGAACAGCCGCGCGAGGAGCGTCCCGAACGCGCCGAGCGTCCGCGTGGACGCGGCCGCGACCGTGACCGTGACGAGCCCCGGCGCGATGCCGCCCCCCGCGAAGACCGCCGCCCGTCGCGCGGCCGGGATGATCGCGGTGGCCGCCGCCGTGGCCGCATCGACGAATTGGGCATCGGCGAGATGCTGCATCCCGACGGCGTGATCGGCTTTGGCGATCATATGCCCGACTTCATCGCAGCCGCCGTGCCGCTGCCGGTCAAGTCGGCCAAATCCGCCGAGGACAGCGACAGCGACGCGGATTTGGATTCCGATTCCGAAGAGTGA
- a CDS encoding hydrolase, producing MLLEAPRSSLLIVDVQQGLAPVTSDPRRVYRGCILLLRAATRLGLPVVISEQYPKGLGATVGEVMEWAPDGAVMEKLHFSCAADEAILARFKETGRDQIVLAGIESHVCVLQSALGFKEAGFRPVVVADACASRDPANYQAAMARLAAKGIEIVTVEMVIFEWLHRAGTPEFKELSALIK from the coding sequence ATGCTGTTGGAAGCCCCCCGTTCCAGTCTGTTGATCGTCGATGTGCAACAAGGTCTGGCGCCAGTGACCAGCGATCCCCGCCGGGTGTATCGCGGCTGTATCTTGCTGCTGCGCGCCGCCACCCGCCTGGGTCTGCCGGTGGTGATCAGCGAGCAGTATCCCAAAGGCCTGGGCGCCACGGTCGGCGAGGTGATGGAATGGGCACCCGATGGGGCTGTCATGGAAAAGCTGCATTTTTCCTGTGCCGCCGACGAGGCGATCCTGGCACGGTTCAAGGAGACGGGGCGCGATCAGATCGTCCTCGCGGGCATTGAATCCCATGTCTGCGTTTTGCAAAGCGCGCTGGGCTTCAAGGAGGCGGGGTTCAGGCCGGTAGTGGTGGCCGATGCCTGTGCCTCGCGCGATCCCGCCAATTATCAGGCGGCCATGGCACGTCTGGCGGCCAAGGGCATCGAAATCGTCACGGTGGAGATGGTCATTTTCGAATGGCTGCACCGGGCGGGGACGCCGGAATTCAAGGAACTCTCCGCCCTGATCAAATGA